The following proteins are co-located in the Microcystis wesenbergii NRERC-220 genome:
- a CDS encoding FAD-dependent oxidoreductase, translating into MSPKIFNHHFTPLKSLSLGLFLLQAFTPLTLAAPPREPDQTVGCDILVVGGGLAGAGAAYEALLLGKTVCLTEITDWVGGQISSQGTSALDERRTQREKLFFPKGYLEFRERIRKHYGKRNPGECWVSGSCFLPFDGHKLLFQQLEDAAKKGKGTLKWFPSTVVKELNIETLPNRGTGQQITSVIAIQHSPAKGTPPLNTEFLSQKMEDIYRYENSPRFDKKILRFVPKSSQPNQLADWYVIEATETGEIIGLSDIPYRLGVDKRSYLEPSSSSVTGDPYCTQGFTYTFAMEETEKPQTHEKPVYYERYAPYFSYELPRLADFDLVFTYRRIWSPQLGKEKTFGGITFTEPVPGDISMQNWTWGNDYRPGTGKDNFIYTREQLQQLGQLSPGGWMGGLRTETLARGEEHAISYYYWLVEGTTDSQLGDGVKVPHLNNRYLSGFDSPMGTAHGLSKYPYIREARRIIGRPSLTFPAGFTVTEIDISRQNFQSDFYRQNLSPAEYRRLIATLAGLEGFSVLDGTLSPDKAVKRKRSTIYPDSVGIGHYAIDFHPCMTEHPPEKPGNTEKAGERQGQGQAYPFEIPLRAIIPQKIDNLLIAGKSIALSHIAAAAYRVHSFEWSSGVAAGITAVYALDNNVLPYQLVESDFLIGNKQLRELRQKIDASGNPTMFPDASIFQSMDNWY; encoded by the coding sequence ATGTCACCTAAAATTTTCAATCATCACTTTACTCCTCTTAAATCCCTCTCTCTGGGATTATTTCTCCTGCAAGCTTTCACTCCCCTCACCCTAGCAGCCCCCCCGCGAGAACCGGATCAAACCGTCGGCTGTGATATTCTGGTGGTGGGTGGTGGTTTAGCCGGTGCCGGTGCGGCCTACGAAGCTTTATTATTAGGAAAAACCGTCTGTTTAACCGAGATTACCGACTGGGTAGGGGGACAGATATCTTCTCAGGGAACCTCCGCATTAGATGAAAGACGAACACAAAGAGAAAAATTATTTTTCCCGAAAGGTTATCTAGAATTTAGGGAAAGAATTAGAAAGCATTACGGGAAACGCAACCCCGGGGAATGTTGGGTAAGCGGGTCTTGTTTTTTGCCTTTTGATGGACATAAATTATTATTTCAACAGTTAGAAGACGCTGCCAAAAAAGGCAAAGGAACCCTGAAATGGTTTCCCTCCACGGTAGTCAAAGAATTAAATATTGAAACTTTACCCAATCGCGGTACTGGTCAACAGATTACCAGTGTAATTGCTATTCAACATAGTCCCGCAAAAGGTACTCCTCCCCTAAATACCGAGTTTTTATCGCAAAAAATGGAGGATATCTATCGCTACGAAAATTCTCCCCGTTTTGATAAGAAAATCCTCCGTTTTGTCCCCAAATCCTCCCAACCGAATCAATTAGCAGATTGGTATGTGATTGAAGCGACCGAAACCGGGGAAATAATCGGATTATCAGATATTCCCTACCGTTTAGGTGTCGATAAGCGCAGTTATCTCGAACCTTCTTCCTCTAGCGTCACTGGCGACCCCTACTGTACCCAAGGCTTTACCTATACCTTTGCCATGGAGGAAACAGAAAAGCCACAAACCCACGAGAAACCCGTTTATTATGAACGCTATGCCCCCTATTTTAGCTATGAATTGCCGCGATTAGCCGATTTTGACCTCGTTTTCACCTATCGTCGTATTTGGAGTCCGCAACTAGGTAAAGAGAAAACCTTTGGGGGAATTACTTTTACCGAACCAGTTCCAGGGGATATTTCCATGCAGAATTGGACTTGGGGAAATGATTATCGTCCGGGGACTGGGAAGGATAACTTTATCTACACCCGTGAACAGTTGCAACAGCTAGGACAGTTATCTCCGGGGGGATGGATGGGAGGATTACGCACAGAAACCCTCGCGAGGGGCGAAGAACACGCCATTTCCTACTATTATTGGTTAGTAGAAGGAACCACCGATTCCCAGTTAGGGGACGGGGTAAAAGTTCCCCATTTGAATAACCGTTATCTCTCCGGTTTTGATTCTCCCATGGGTACTGCCCACGGTTTGTCAAAATATCCCTATATTCGGGAAGCAAGACGGATTATCGGTCGTCCTTCCCTGACTTTCCCCGCTGGTTTTACCGTCACAGAAATCGATATTTCCCGACAAAATTTTCAAAGCGATTTCTATCGTCAAAATCTTTCCCCGGCAGAATATCGGCGCTTAATTGCCACCTTGGCAGGATTAGAGGGATTTTCCGTACTTGATGGCACATTATCCCCCGATAAGGCCGTTAAACGCAAGCGATCGACTATTTACCCCGATTCCGTCGGTATCGGCCACTATGCGATTGATTTTCATCCCTGCATGACGGAACATCCCCCCGAAAAACCGGGTAATACAGAAAAAGCAGGAGAAAGACAGGGACAAGGGCAAGCTTATCCCTTCGAGATACCTTTAAGGGCTATAATTCCCCAAAAAATCGATAATTTACTGATAGCGGGTAAAAGTATCGCCCTCAGTCATATTGCCGCGGCCGCCTATCGTGTCCATTCCTTCGAGTGGTCCTCCGGGGTAGCTGCTGGCATCACGGCAGTGTATGCTTTAGATAATAATGTACTGCCCTATCAATTAGTAGAAAGTGATTTTCTCATCGGCAATAAACAACTGCGAGAATTACGGCAAAAAATCGACGCAAGTGGTAATCCAACTATGTTCCCCGATGCCTCAATTTTCCAGTCGATGGATAATTGGTATTAA
- a CDS encoding Uma2 family endonuclease, producing METVVLNLETVNLTDEQFYHLCQANQTWNLERNQKGELLIMPPVGGNTGKQEANLIVKVGVWNEQTQLGEVFSSSTIFRLPKGGYRSPDVAWIKRERWEALSAEEREKFPPLCPDFVIELRSRSDSLTSLRDKMREYLASGLRLGWLINPQQQQVEIYRLNGGVEIINLPATLSGEDVLPGFVLHLT from the coding sequence ATGGAAACTGTAGTGTTAAATCTAGAGACAGTTAATCTGACCGATGAACAATTTTATCATCTCTGTCAGGCTAATCAAACATGGAATTTAGAACGTAATCAAAAAGGAGAATTATTAATTATGCCTCCCGTGGGTGGAAATACTGGTAAACAAGAAGCTAATTTGATTGTTAAAGTGGGGGTATGGAACGAGCAAACTCAACTTGGTGAGGTGTTTAGTTCTTCGACAATTTTTCGTTTACCAAAGGGAGGATATCGTTCTCCTGATGTTGCTTGGATAAAACGGGAGAGATGGGAAGCTTTGAGCGCAGAAGAGCGAGAAAAGTTCCCACCTTTGTGTCCCGATTTTGTGATTGAATTACGTTCTCGTAGCGATTCTTTAACCTCTTTACGCGACAAGATGCGCGAATATTTAGCCAGTGGTTTACGTTTGGGTTGGTTGATTAATCCTCAACAGCAGCAGGTGGAAATCTACCGACTAAATGGCGGTGTGGAAATTATTAATTTACCTGCTACTTTATCCGGGGAAGATGTCTTACCCGGGTTTGTTTTGCATTTAACTTAG
- a CDS encoding bifunctional aminoglycoside phosphotransferase/ATP-binding protein has translation MDSKRLIEELKNPDFYPHSVKIPVEIIQTHASIIFLTGDYAYKVKKPVNYNFLDFSTLEKRKYYLEQELDLNKRVAANIYLEVLSINEERGSISLNGEGKAIEYVLKMNQFPQECLLSKIFERGEITEKAIESLAEKVAQFHRQAVTNSYITQFGNLEVIKQAFDENYQQTEKYINLVQTQKQYDETKAYTDKFFAEHGDWLEERQIKGMIRECHGDLHLNNICQWQGEIQLFDRIEFNESFRFVDVMYDIAFTVMDLTARGREDFANLFVNTYLEQTADWEGLKVLPLYLTRQAYVRAKVNSFLLDGDSFYEKIKADAQDYYQLAWQYTQPQKPRLILMSGFSGSGKSTIGKVIAKNLNAIQIRSDAVRKHLAGIDLNQTGSLDIYSLEMSQKTFARLAELAEILIALGYPVILDARYDKYAWREPLLTYAQNLQIPFHIVHCHAPIEVLKQRIAARKGDISDATIEVLNAQIEKTEPFNEKEQPYLISLDTTNPDWPEFLESQLGK, from the coding sequence ATGGATAGCAAACGATTAATCGAAGAATTAAAAAATCCCGACTTTTATCCTCATTCTGTCAAAATTCCCGTTGAAATTATCCAAACCCATGCTTCAATTATCTTCTTGACAGGAGATTATGCCTATAAAGTCAAGAAACCAGTTAATTATAATTTTTTGGATTTCTCCACTTTAGAAAAGAGAAAATATTATCTAGAACAGGAACTAGACTTAAATAAAAGAGTTGCCGCCAATATCTATCTGGAAGTTTTGTCAATTAATGAGGAACGGGGTAGCATAAGTTTAAATGGAGAAGGGAAAGCGATCGAATACGTTTTAAAAATGAATCAGTTTCCCCAAGAATGTTTACTGAGTAAAATTTTTGAACGGGGAGAAATAACGGAAAAAGCTATAGAGTCTTTGGCTGAAAAAGTGGCACAATTTCATCGGCAAGCTGTGACTAATTCCTATATTACTCAATTTGGCAATTTAGAAGTTATTAAACAAGCTTTTGATGAAAACTACCAACAAACCGAGAAATATATTAATCTTGTCCAAACCCAAAAACAATACGATGAAACGAAAGCTTATACAGATAAATTCTTCGCAGAACACGGAGATTGGTTAGAAGAAAGACAAATAAAAGGGATGATTCGCGAATGTCACGGCGACTTACATTTAAATAATATCTGTCAGTGGCAGGGAGAAATACAATTATTTGATCGCATAGAATTTAATGAATCTTTTCGCTTCGTTGATGTCATGTACGATATTGCTTTTACAGTCATGGATTTAACCGCTAGGGGGAGAGAAGATTTCGCTAATTTATTTGTGAATACTTATTTAGAACAAACCGCCGACTGGGAGGGTTTAAAAGTCTTGCCTCTCTACCTGACCAGACAAGCGTATGTGAGGGCAAAAGTCAATAGTTTTTTGCTTGATGGTGACAGTTTTTACGAGAAAATTAAAGCAGATGCACAAGATTATTATCAATTAGCTTGGCAGTACACACAACCGCAGAAACCGAGATTAATTCTGATGTCGGGATTTTCTGGATCGGGTAAGAGTACCATAGGGAAAGTAATTGCTAAAAATCTTAATGCTATTCAGATTCGTTCCGATGCAGTTCGCAAACATTTGGCTGGAATTGACTTAAATCAAACGGGAAGTCTAGACATATATAGTCTCGAAATGAGTCAAAAAACCTTCGCTAGACTGGCAGAATTAGCGGAAATTTTAATAGCTTTAGGTTATCCAGTTATTCTCGATGCACGCTACGATAAATATGCTTGGCGAGAACCTTTATTAACCTATGCCCAAAATTTACAGATTCCTTTTCATATTGTCCATTGTCACGCACCTATAGAAGTTTTAAAACAACGGATTGCCGCTAGAAAAGGCGATATTTCTGACGCTACTATCGAGGTTTTAAATGCCCAAATTGAGAAAACAGAACCTTTTAATGAAAAAGAACAACCCTATCTAATTTCCCTAGACACTACTAATCCCGATTGGCCAGAATTTTTGGAGAGTCAATTAGGTAAATAG
- a CDS encoding YgiT-type zinc finger protein: MNPIQIYGLILNQGEHQMSTNSRQETLIEQEVTYTLEINGNFFIIENVPARVCVETGERFFAPETVERLQEIIWENKRPKRVIETPVFDFAS; this comes from the coding sequence ATGAACCCGATCCAAATTTATGGATTGATTTTAAATCAAGGAGAACACCAGATGTCAACTAATTCTAGACAAGAAACCTTAATTGAACAAGAAGTTACCTATACCCTTGAAATCAATGGCAATTTTTTTATTATAGAAAATGTCCCCGCTAGAGTCTGTGTAGAAACGGGAGAGCGTTTTTTTGCACCAGAAACTGTCGAACGCTTGCAGGAAATTATCTGGGAAAATAAGCGACCAAAACGGGTAATTGAAACACCAGTATTTGACTTTGCTAGTTAG
- a CDS encoding DUF4258 domain-containing protein, translating into MIEEIRQKVRQNQLEFSQHAVNQSILRQISVQELREAMEQSEIIEDYPADKYGASCLLLGFTLINRALHIHCSYPSRPLLKIITLYEPDPNLWIDFKSRRTPDVN; encoded by the coding sequence ATGATTGAGGAAATTCGTCAAAAAGTTAGACAAAACCAATTGGAATTTTCTCAACACGCTGTCAATCAAAGTATCCTGCGTCAGATCAGTGTTCAAGAATTACGGGAGGCGATGGAACAAAGCGAAATTATTGAAGATTATCCGGCTGATAAGTATGGTGCAAGCTGTTTACTTTTGGGATTTACTCTAATTAATAGAGCCTTACACATTCATTGTAGCTATCCCTCTCGCCCTTTGCTCAAAATTATTACCCTATATGAACCCGATCCAAATTTATGGATTGATTTTAAATCAAGGAGAACACCAGATGTCAACTAA
- a CDS encoding PIN domain-containing protein, whose product MNRVVLLDTGIIGLITNPKRSPESLACNFWLQTLIKAGIRVILPEIADYEVRRELLRANKIKGIKRLDELANLIEYLAITTDAMRKAALFWAQARQQGQPTAGDKTIDGDMILIAQAVTLSVKNPIIATTNVGHLSKFVRADLWQNISFD is encoded by the coding sequence GTGAATAGAGTAGTTTTATTAGATACGGGAATTATCGGTTTAATTACTAATCCTAAGCGATCGCCTGAAAGTCTAGCTTGTAATTTTTGGCTACAAACACTAATTAAAGCAGGTATTAGGGTTATTCTTCCAGAAATTGCTGATTATGAGGTGCGTCGAGAGTTGTTACGCGCTAACAAGATTAAAGGAATTAAGCGACTGGATGAGTTAGCTAACTTAATAGAATACCTAGCCATTACAACGGATGCAATGCGAAAAGCTGCTTTATTTTGGGCGCAGGCACGCCAACAAGGACAACCCACAGCAGGAGATAAAACAATTGATGGTGATATGATTTTAATTGCACAAGCTGTCACGTTATCTGTGAAAAATCCGATAATTGCAACAACAAATGTAGGTCATTTATCCAAATTTGTCAGAGCAGATTTATGGCAAAATATTAGTTTTGATTGA
- a CDS encoding PEP-CTERM sorting domain-containing protein, translated as MKTSTVLKNCSRVAAGTVFVTLGILTTGTAHAAELITNGGFETGFTGWNVSIQPGSNSTSGFFIDDANGSTPFSGQATVGPASGSFYAVSDQGGPGAYALTQTFIVPGAASSVILSYDMFVNDWSGLGPIVNPSGLDYTSIPNQHARVDILVAGANPFSTNPADIVGNFYLGNDPFASNPNPYTSYSFDITSLVGAGGSYILRFAEVDNRSFFNQGVDNVSIDFTPLATPVPEPASVLGLLAIGALGAGAAWKRKLK; from the coding sequence ATGAAAACTTCGACTGTGCTTAAAAATTGCTCCAGAGTAGCAGCCGGTACTGTCTTTGTAACTTTGGGGATACTGACTACGGGAACCGCCCATGCCGCTGAATTGATTACCAACGGCGGCTTTGAAACAGGTTTTACGGGTTGGAATGTCTCAATACAACCTGGGAGTAACTCGACGAGTGGTTTCTTTATTGATGATGCTAACGGCTCCACGCCTTTCAGTGGTCAAGCAACTGTTGGTCCAGCCAGTGGCTCTTTCTATGCAGTGTCTGACCAAGGCGGTCCGGGAGCCTATGCGCTAACCCAGACTTTTATCGTTCCTGGAGCTGCCTCATCGGTAATTTTGTCTTACGATATGTTCGTCAATGATTGGAGTGGACTTGGACCTATCGTCAATCCATCTGGACTAGACTACACCAGTATTCCCAACCAACACGCACGGGTGGATATCCTAGTTGCTGGGGCCAACCCCTTCTCAACCAATCCTGCGGATATCGTCGGTAATTTCTATTTAGGAAACGATCCCTTTGCTTCCAATCCTAACCCTTATACTTCTTATAGTTTTGACATTACCAGCTTGGTAGGAGCAGGCGGGAGCTACATTCTCCGATTTGCAGAAGTTGACAACCGGTCATTTTTTAATCAAGGAGTCGATAATGTCAGTATTGATTTTACTCCTCTAGCTACTCCTGTTCCCGAACCTGCTTCAGTCTTGGGTTTACTCGCCATTGGTGCTTTAGGTGCGGGTGCAGCCTGGAAGCGCAAATTAAAATAA
- a CDS encoding HAD-IB family phosphatase, with translation MSKIVFCDFDGTITAVETFAGMLKEFAPDLSAQIMPQMYARTLTLRRGVRQLLESIPSQKYADILAYAESKPIRPGLAEFLAFLQEQSIPFIIISGGIQAMIETVLKREGLLDKVTAIYGVNLHTQGEYLQVHSDWENETELVAKALIMAKYSGVETIAIGDSVTDITMARRADLVFARDRLIDYLQAENQPYIPWDNFFEIREYLLLRD, from the coding sequence ATGAGTAAAATTGTTTTCTGTGACTTTGATGGCACTATCACCGCCGTGGAAACTTTTGCGGGTATGCTCAAAGAATTCGCCCCCGATTTATCGGCCCAAATTATGCCCCAAATGTACGCCCGCACTCTGACTCTGCGCCGGGGTGTTCGTCAACTGCTAGAGTCGATACCGAGCCAAAAATACGCCGATATTCTTGCCTATGCCGAAAGCAAGCCAATTCGCCCCGGATTAGCCGAATTCCTCGCTTTTTTACAGGAGCAATCCATCCCTTTTATTATTATCTCCGGTGGTATCCAAGCCATGATTGAAACGGTCTTAAAACGGGAGGGACTATTAGATAAAGTGACGGCAATTTATGGGGTCAATCTTCATACTCAAGGGGAATATCTGCAAGTTCATTCCGATTGGGAAAATGAGACGGAATTAGTGGCTAAAGCCTTGATTATGGCCAAATATTCAGGAGTAGAAACTATTGCGATCGGTGATTCTGTTACCGATATTACCATGGCTAGAAGGGCCGATCTAGTTTTTGCTAGGGATCGTTTAATCGATTATCTGCAAGCGGAAAATCAACCCTATATTCCTTGGGATAACTTTTTTGAGATTCGCGAATATCTGTTATTGAGAGATTAG
- a CDS encoding carbon-nitrogen hydrolase family protein, which yields MKSYLAAAIQMTSQPDLEKNLAAAEELIELAVGKGAELIGLPENFAFMGAESDKIAQAETIARKADKFLRTMAQRFQVTILGGGFPVPVTGIPDKAYNTAILVDGNGAELARYQKVHLFDVNVPDGNTYQESSTVMAGIDLPPIYGSDSLGKIGLSICYDVRFPELYRYLSRQGADVLFVPAAFTAFTGKDHWKVLLQARAIENTCYIIAPAQTGNNYERRYTHGHAMIIDPWGVVLADAGEEAGVAIAEINPQRLQQVRRQMPSLQHRVFV from the coding sequence ATGAAATCCTATCTCGCCGCCGCCATTCAAATGACCAGTCAGCCGGATTTAGAGAAAAATCTCGCTGCCGCTGAAGAATTGATCGAACTTGCCGTGGGTAAAGGGGCGGAATTAATCGGTTTACCAGAAAATTTCGCTTTTATGGGGGCAGAAAGCGATAAAATCGCCCAGGCCGAGACTATTGCTCGAAAAGCCGATAAATTCCTCCGCACCATGGCCCAACGGTTTCAAGTGACCATTTTAGGGGGTGGTTTTCCCGTGCCGGTGACGGGTATTCCCGATAAGGCTTATAATACGGCTATTTTAGTTGATGGCAACGGTGCGGAATTAGCCCGTTATCAAAAAGTCCATCTCTTTGATGTCAATGTCCCGGATGGTAACACCTATCAGGAATCGAGTACAGTCATGGCAGGGATCGATTTACCGCCGATTTATGGCTCCGATAGCTTGGGCAAAATTGGCCTCTCGATTTGCTATGATGTGCGTTTTCCCGAACTCTATCGCTATTTATCGCGGCAAGGAGCCGATGTTTTATTTGTACCTGCGGCGTTTACGGCTTTTACAGGGAAAGATCATTGGAAAGTTTTGTTACAAGCGCGAGCGATCGAGAATACTTGTTATATAATAGCTCCTGCTCAAACGGGCAATAATTACGAACGCCGTTACACCCACGGTCACGCTATGATTATCGATCCTTGGGGTGTGGTTTTAGCCGACGCGGGGGAAGAAGCGGGGGTGGCAATTGCCGAAATTAATCCCCAACGTCTGCAACAGGTGCGACGACAAATGCCTTCCCTACAGCATCGTGTTTTTGTTTAA
- a CDS encoding IS630 transposase-related protein: MAAPYSDDLRQKAVSAVERGEKKSHVCRTLNISRNTLDLWLKRKKQTGTVAAKTNYRRGPKPKIDDLEAFQKLAEQYGHLTQEKMAQKWANPVSRMRIGQALKRIGFTRKKKLMATEKEMKKPEKSFSKKSEVMPRKDLSILMKLE, translated from the coding sequence ATGGCAGCACCCTATAGTGATGATTTAAGACAGAAAGCAGTGAGTGCCGTAGAGCGAGGGGAGAAAAAAAGCCATGTCTGTCGCACCCTCAATATTAGTCGTAATACATTAGACCTATGGCTGAAACGGAAGAAACAAACTGGGACGGTGGCCGCTAAAACTAACTATCGTCGAGGGCCGAAGCCCAAAATTGACGATTTAGAAGCCTTTCAAAAGTTGGCCGAACAATATGGGCATTTGACCCAAGAAAAAATGGCGCAAAAATGGGCTAACCCAGTCAGTAGGATGAGAATTGGTCAAGCGCTCAAAAGAATTGGATTTACTAGAAAAAAAAAACTTATGGCTACAGAGAAAGAGATGAAGAAGCCCGAAAAGAGTTTCTCCAAAAAATCAGAGGTTATGCCCCGGAAAGATTTGTCTATATTGATGAAGCTGGAATAG
- a CDS encoding CCA tRNA nucleotidyltransferase, producing MSCQKNLDSLVKEVFAINRQELPENAYLVGGAVRDALLNRQKDYIDLDFVVPEKAIEIAQTIAHHYKAGFVVLDAVRQIARVVFPQGTLDFAQQEGESLEIDLKRRDFTVNALAYNLHTQEIFDPLGGLKDLGCQSLRMISPENLQDDPLRLLRAYRQAAQLDFEIEPHTRATIRSLAPLLHRVAAERVQSELNYLLLNSRGNKWLKSAWEDGLLSLWLRRITPAKMERVMGVEAAAGFLESLLPEKFIFSPSQLQLTKLALLVSDILAEAEKELIDLKYSRGEIRTVITVIKCLPPLKEADNLSLREQYFIYLNTGKVFPIFALFALSMGINKNIVASLLTSYLDPDNIIAHPRPLLRGDDLINHLHLEPSPIIGKLLTEVQIAQIEGKVTVFQEAIDFAKKLL from the coding sequence ATGTCTTGTCAAAAAAACCTAGATAGTTTAGTTAAAGAAGTTTTTGCGATTAATCGGCAAGAATTGCCAGAAAATGCTTATTTAGTCGGTGGTGCTGTGCGAGACGCTTTATTAAACCGTCAGAAAGACTATATTGACCTAGATTTTGTGGTTCCCGAAAAAGCGATCGAAATTGCTCAAACTATTGCCCATCATTATAAAGCGGGTTTTGTGGTTTTAGATGCCGTTCGTCAAATTGCTCGCGTCGTTTTTCCGCAGGGTACTCTTGATTTCGCACAACAGGAGGGAGAATCTCTAGAAATAGACCTAAAAAGACGGGATTTCACCGTTAATGCTCTCGCTTATAATCTCCACACCCAAGAAATTTTCGATCCTTTAGGGGGATTAAAAGATTTAGGCTGCCAATCCCTGCGGATGATTTCCCCCGAAAATCTCCAAGATGATCCCCTAAGATTATTAAGGGCCTATCGACAAGCGGCTCAATTGGACTTTGAGATCGAACCCCATACCCGTGCAACTATTCGTTCTCTTGCCCCTTTATTGCACCGTGTAGCCGCCGAAAGGGTACAATCCGAGTTGAATTACCTTTTGCTCAATTCCCGTGGCAATAAATGGCTAAAAAGTGCCTGGGAAGATGGCTTATTATCTCTCTGGTTGCGTCGGATTACCCCCGCAAAAATGGAGCGAGTTATGGGGGTGGAAGCGGCAGCGGGATTTTTAGAATCTTTGTTACCGGAAAAATTTATCTTTTCCCCTTCTCAGTTACAGTTGACAAAATTGGCCCTATTGGTATCGGATATTTTGGCAGAAGCGGAAAAAGAGTTAATCGATCTCAAGTATTCCCGTGGGGAAATTCGCACGGTAATCACGGTGATTAAGTGTTTACCTCCCCTCAAGGAGGCAGATAATTTAAGTCTGCGGGAACAGTATTTTATTTATCTAAATACGGGAAAAGTATTTCCTATCTTTGCCCTTTTTGCTTTATCAATGGGGATTAACAAAAATATCGTCGCTTCTCTGTTGACTTCCTATCTCGATCCCGATAATATTATCGCCCATCCCCGACCTTTATTAAGGGGCGATGATTTAATTAACCATTTACACCTGGAACCTAGTCCGATTATCGGTAAGTTATTAACCGAGGTACAAATTGCCCAAATTGAAGGCAAAGTCACAGTTTTTCAGGAAGCGATCGATTTTGCTAAAAAGTTATTATAA